DNA from Candidatus Neomarinimicrobiota bacterium:
TTCCAGAGACGTTTACTCTTCACCAGAACTATCCCAACCCCTTTAATCCTACCACCACCATACGTTTTGAAGTACCCACCCCTTCACAGGTTACCTTGAGGATATATAATATTATGGGTCAGGAGGTGAGTACCCTCACAGAAAGCTGGTTCCCCATTGGAAGCCACAGTCTGGTGTGGAACGGGAAGGACTATCGGGGTGCACCGGTCAGTGCCGGGGTCTATATATACAGGCTACAAGCCCAGGGCTTTCAAAAGACCCGGAAAATGGTGCTTTTGAAATGAACCGCTTTCCCAATCTCAACCTTGAAATTAACGGGGGGACGGTCGGGATGAAAAAAGGAAACGCCTCTGGCTCAACTAGCCTCCTCACGGGGCCTTTTTTGTTTCTGGACCTCCTGATTGACTTTACCGCCGTCATCAGAGGGATAAAACTGTAATTTCCCCTGTGAACATTAATGTGATTATTGCAATGCTGGATTCTCAAAAAAGAAATAAAATCAAACGACTTCGAAAGTACATAGAACGGCGAAATGCTGTTTCTTCTTTTATTCAACGATCCCTTATTTAAATCAAATCGTTTGATTATTCAAAAGGTAGATTCACCAATAGTTTCAGCAAGCAATATCCGGTCTATATGGAGACATATTGATTGACCAAGATGATGATTAATTATTCAGGTACTCAACTTTTCTTTGAAGAAGTTTTAGCCAACCTAGAATTTGAGGAATTTATATCATGACAAAAATTGTATCCAGCCCCCGACTGCGGTTACAGTAAGTGCGATATTTGAGGAATACAAAGGAATATCCTTAAGAGGATCAGAACCAAGTAATAATGAATAATAAAATCAAATTATTTACCCCTGGACCAGTAGCCATGTCCGCTCGAACGCTTGCAATTGGTGCGTCACAGCTTCCTTATAATCGCACAGAACAATTCTCACAGATCACGTTTGAGATTATTGAAGATCTAAAATACATATTCGGCACTCAGGGAGATGTGGTTATTTTTT
Protein-coding regions in this window:
- a CDS encoding T9SS type A sorting domain-containing protein, with product SVTLNQNWDKLPVYPFKVIAGSPEYVSSMTQEILSQLPETFTLHQNYPNPFNPTTTIRFEVPTPSQVTLRIYNIMGQEVSTLTESWFPIGSHSLVWNGKDYRGAPVSAGVYIYRLQAQGFQKTRKMVLLK